One part of the Luteibacter yeojuensis genome encodes these proteins:
- a CDS encoding glycoside hydrolase family 27 protein, whose product MSDTLANLLRGTALCGLLGVAGIAATPAKADEAAYALPQMGFNNWNSTHCRAEFDEAMIRGIADKFISLGLKDAGYRYVNIDDCWANWQRDKHGRLQPNPKRFPSGIAALADYIHERGLKFGLYSSAGTSTCEPLQENRGFPGGLGHEKEDAKTFASWHVDYLKYDNCNNQKIDAHKRYTAMAEALRGSGRQIFFSMCEWGENKPWLWAGKAPVEAGSWRTTGDISDNYASMLKIFKENVVLDRYAHLGHWNDPDMLEVGNGGMTDVEYRSHFSLWSIMAAPLLIGTDLRTIKPDALKILLNKDVIAIDQDPLGVQGKQVRDADGIHVIVKPLKDGGRAVAVFNEGDAAKAVTVAATEVGLKAGGSYTMRDLWTHKDAKGDGSIKVTLEPHATAMYRISG is encoded by the coding sequence ATGAGCGATACCCTGGCTAACCTCCTTCGAGGTACGGCTCTGTGCGGGCTCCTCGGCGTGGCGGGGATTGCCGCCACGCCGGCTAAGGCGGACGAGGCCGCATACGCCCTCCCGCAGATGGGCTTCAACAACTGGAACTCCACCCACTGCCGCGCCGAGTTCGACGAGGCGATGATCCGCGGCATCGCGGACAAGTTCATCAGCCTCGGTCTGAAGGACGCCGGCTACCGCTATGTGAACATCGACGATTGCTGGGCGAACTGGCAGCGCGACAAGCACGGCCGTCTTCAGCCCAATCCGAAGCGCTTCCCGAGCGGCATCGCGGCCTTGGCCGACTATATCCACGAACGGGGACTGAAGTTCGGCCTGTATTCCAGCGCGGGTACTTCCACCTGCGAGCCGTTGCAGGAGAATCGCGGTTTCCCGGGCGGCCTCGGTCACGAGAAAGAGGATGCGAAGACCTTCGCCTCGTGGCATGTGGATTACCTCAAATACGACAACTGCAACAACCAGAAGATCGACGCGCACAAGCGTTACACGGCCATGGCCGAAGCCCTGCGTGGCAGCGGCCGGCAGATCTTCTTCAGCATGTGCGAATGGGGCGAGAACAAGCCCTGGCTCTGGGCGGGCAAGGCGCCGGTCGAAGCCGGTTCCTGGCGCACCACGGGCGACATCAGCGACAACTACGCCTCGATGCTGAAGATCTTCAAGGAGAACGTGGTCCTCGACCGGTACGCGCACCTCGGCCACTGGAACGATCCGGACATGCTGGAAGTCGGCAACGGGGGCATGACGGATGTCGAATACCGCAGCCACTTCAGCCTGTGGTCGATCATGGCGGCGCCGTTGCTTATCGGCACCGACCTGCGCACGATCAAGCCCGATGCACTGAAGATCCTTCTCAACAAGGACGTGATCGCCATCGACCAGGACCCGCTCGGCGTCCAGGGCAAGCAGGTGAGGGATGCGGACGGCATCCATGTCATCGTCAAGCCGCTGAAGGACGGCGGTCGCGCGGTGGCGGTGTTCAATGAAGGCGATGCGGCGAAGGCCGTGACCGTGGCCGCTACCGAGGTCGGCCTGAAGGCCGGTGGCAGTTACACCATGCGCGACCTGTGGACGCACAAGGATGCGAAGGGCGATGGGTCGATCAAGGTCACGTTGGAGCCGCATGCGACGGCGATGTACCGGATCAGCGGGTGA
- a CDS encoding lecithin retinol acyltransferase family protein translates to MALGSHLVSPRSAYTHHGIYIGKNRVVHYAGWCDGPRAGAIEEVAIEDFCSGRDFYVKKHATPKYDGTQVIARARSRIGENHYSVWANNCEHFCEWAINDRHHSDQIDKVTGGAGTTFASAAGLAARGVVAASGSVAGLSGAGIMSGLASTGAVVGGGAVAGLGLLGAVPGLAGASLLNNTVLADNPALDKDERESRTVGRAASYAGAVAGTAGSIGAVSALGTAGLSAAGISSGLATIGATVGGGMASGVVIATAAPVAAAAAVGYGAYKLYKWIRD, encoded by the coding sequence ATGGCATTAGGCTCGCACCTGGTGTCGCCGCGATCGGCATATACGCACCACGGCATCTACATCGGCAAGAACCGCGTCGTGCATTACGCCGGATGGTGCGATGGCCCGAGGGCCGGTGCCATCGAAGAGGTCGCTATTGAAGATTTCTGCAGCGGCCGGGACTTTTACGTCAAGAAGCATGCGACACCGAAATACGACGGCACGCAGGTGATCGCCCGGGCGCGCTCGCGCATTGGCGAAAACCATTATTCCGTCTGGGCCAACAACTGCGAGCATTTCTGCGAGTGGGCGATCAACGATCGTCACCACAGCGACCAGATCGACAAGGTGACTGGCGGGGCCGGAACCACGTTCGCGTCGGCGGCCGGACTCGCTGCGCGGGGCGTGGTGGCCGCGAGCGGCTCGGTGGCCGGTCTTTCCGGTGCCGGCATCATGAGCGGGCTGGCTTCCACGGGCGCCGTGGTCGGCGGTGGTGCCGTCGCCGGCCTTGGCCTCCTGGGAGCCGTTCCCGGGCTGGCCGGGGCATCGTTGCTCAACAACACGGTATTGGCCGACAACCCCGCGCTCGACAAAGACGAACGCGAATCGCGGACCGTCGGGCGCGCCGCGAGCTACGCGGGTGCCGTGGCCGGGACAGCGGGCAGCATCGGTGCGGTCAGCGCATTGGGCACCGCCGGCTTGAGTGCCGCCGGTATCAGTTCCGGCCTCGCCACCATCGGCGCCACGGTGGGAGGCGGCATGGCGAGCGGCGTGGTCATCGCCACGGCGGCGCCAGTGGCCGCCGCTGCCGCCGTAGGTTACGGCGCGTACAAGCTCTACAAGTGGATTCGCGACTGA
- the arsH gene encoding arsenical resistance protein ArsH, translating to MPTDLPHLHADLLPGPEAPRLRSVEDAGHPPRILILYGSLRPQSFSRKLALEAERVLRHMGAETRVFDPHQLPLLDSVPSSHPEVQRLRDWSTWSEGQVWVSPERHGTLTGVFKNQIDWLPLEDGSVRPTQGRTLAVMQVSGGSQSFNVVNALRVLGRWMRMVTIPNQSSVAKAWQEFDDQGRMKPSAFYDRVVDVMEELMKFTLMVRGRSDYLVSRYSERKGDAARALARAAGVVETD from the coding sequence ATGCCTACCGACCTGCCCCACCTCCACGCCGACCTGCTGCCCGGTCCGGAAGCCCCCCGGCTCCGCTCCGTCGAAGACGCCGGCCACCCGCCCCGCATCCTCATCCTCTACGGCTCCCTGCGTCCGCAATCCTTCTCCCGGAAGCTCGCGCTCGAAGCCGAACGGGTACTCCGTCACATGGGCGCGGAAACCCGCGTCTTCGACCCGCACCAGCTACCGTTGCTCGACAGCGTGCCGTCCAGTCACCCCGAGGTGCAGCGGCTGCGCGACTGGTCCACCTGGTCGGAAGGCCAGGTGTGGGTGAGCCCCGAGCGCCACGGCACCCTCACCGGGGTCTTCAAGAACCAGATCGACTGGCTTCCCCTCGAAGACGGCAGCGTGCGTCCGACCCAGGGGCGGACACTCGCCGTCATGCAGGTCAGCGGGGGATCCCAGTCGTTCAATGTGGTCAATGCATTGCGCGTGCTCGGCCGGTGGATGCGCATGGTGACCATCCCCAACCAGTCGTCCGTCGCCAAGGCCTGGCAGGAATTCGACGACCAGGGGCGCATGAAGCCCTCCGCGTTCTACGACCGCGTCGTGGACGTGATGGAAGAGCTGATGAAGTTCACGCTGATGGTGCGCGGGCGCAGCGATTATCTGGTCAGCCGTTACAGTGAGCGCAAGGGCGATGCCGCCCGCGCGCTGGCACGCGCGGCGGGCGTTGTGGAAACGGACTGA
- a CDS encoding ArsR/SmtB family transcription factor, which produces METNDAIAALTALGHAKRLAIFRLLVVAGPAGRMAGDIGDALGMPGATLSFHLKELVHARLITGEAQGRFVCYRAAFDAMNGLIAYLTHNCCADSPGAECAPSTDACC; this is translated from the coding sequence ATGGAAACGAATGATGCAATCGCCGCCCTCACGGCGCTGGGCCACGCCAAGCGTCTTGCCATCTTCCGGCTGTTGGTGGTCGCCGGTCCCGCCGGGCGCATGGCCGGCGACATCGGCGACGCGCTGGGCATGCCCGGCGCCACGCTGTCGTTTCACCTGAAGGAGCTGGTGCATGCCCGCCTGATCACGGGGGAAGCCCAGGGCCGCTTTGTCTGCTACCGGGCGGCTTTCGATGCCATGAACGGCCTGATCGCCTACCTGACCCACAACTGTTGCGCGGACAGTCCCGGTGCCGAATGCGCACCGTCGACCGACGCCTGCTGCTGA
- a CDS encoding arsenate reductase ArsC, with translation MTHRVLFVCTGNSARSVLAEATLRAWGGGRFEAFSAGSQPTGRVNPYALATLGADGISTAGLRSKSWDEFSGEGAPPIDLVVTVCDSAAAEPCPVFFGDFVRTHWGLPDPAAVEGDDAAKRAAFAQAHATIKARLMAFLTLSPETWADREALKTALDRIGFIQSEDAARV, from the coding sequence GTGACCCATCGCGTTCTGTTCGTCTGCACGGGCAATTCCGCCCGCAGTGTCCTGGCCGAAGCCACATTGCGGGCCTGGGGTGGAGGGCGTTTCGAGGCGTTCAGCGCCGGCAGCCAGCCCACGGGACGGGTCAACCCGTATGCCCTCGCCACGCTCGGCGCCGATGGCATATCCACGGCGGGTCTGCGCAGCAAGTCATGGGACGAATTCTCGGGAGAAGGCGCCCCGCCGATCGACCTGGTCGTGACCGTGTGCGACAGCGCGGCCGCCGAACCCTGCCCGGTGTTCTTCGGCGACTTCGTGCGCACCCACTGGGGCCTGCCCGATCCGGCGGCGGTGGAGGGCGACGATGCCGCGAAGCGTGCGGCCTTCGCGCAGGCGCACGCCACGATCAAGGCGCGCCTCATGGCCTTCCTCACGTTGTCGCCGGAGACCTGGGCGGATCGCGAGGCGTTGAAGACCGCGCTGGATCGCATCGGCTTCATCCAGTCCGAGGATGCCGCCCGTGTCTGA
- the arsB gene encoding ACR3 family arsenite efflux transporter gives MGFFERYLTLWVAACIVIGTALGHWLPGPFTALGAMEVARVNLPVAVLIWLMIVPMLLRIDLGAMRQVSRHWKGIGVTLFINWAVKPFSMALLAWLFLRHVFAGYLPAEQVGSYVAGLILLAAAPCTAMVFVWSNLCGGEPNFTLSQVAINDGIMVVAFAPLVALLLGVSAITVPWTTLVLSVGLYIVLPVIGAALLRRAILARGGETALAEWLRRLGPVSLAALLVTLTLLFGFQGRQILAQPLVIAMLAVPILVQVYFTSGLAYLLNRWLGVEHCVAGPSALIGASNFFELAVAAAVSLFGLNSGAALATVVGVLVEVPVMLSVVRIVNRSKAWYEGATPARRRMPRAHSEPSSRPR, from the coding sequence ATCGGATTCTTCGAGCGATACCTGACGCTGTGGGTGGCCGCGTGCATCGTGATCGGCACGGCGCTGGGCCATTGGTTACCCGGGCCGTTCACCGCACTGGGTGCGATGGAAGTCGCCAGGGTCAACCTGCCGGTCGCCGTGCTGATCTGGCTGATGATCGTGCCGATGCTGTTGCGTATCGACCTGGGCGCGATGCGTCAGGTGAGTCGGCATTGGAAAGGCATCGGCGTCACGCTGTTCATCAACTGGGCCGTGAAACCCTTTTCGATGGCGCTGCTCGCGTGGCTGTTCCTGCGCCATGTCTTCGCCGGTTACCTGCCGGCGGAGCAGGTGGGAAGCTATGTGGCCGGACTGATCCTGCTGGCGGCGGCACCATGCACCGCGATGGTCTTCGTGTGGAGCAACCTCTGCGGCGGCGAGCCGAATTTCACGCTGAGCCAGGTCGCCATCAACGACGGCATCATGGTGGTGGCCTTCGCACCCTTGGTAGCGCTGTTGCTCGGCGTGTCGGCCATCACCGTCCCCTGGACGACGCTGGTCCTGTCGGTGGGCCTTTACATCGTGCTGCCCGTGATCGGAGCCGCGCTGCTGCGGCGGGCGATCCTGGCGCGCGGCGGCGAGACGGCCTTGGCGGAGTGGCTGCGTCGGCTGGGCCCCGTATCGCTGGCTGCGTTACTCGTCACCCTCACACTGCTGTTCGGGTTCCAGGGCAGGCAGATCCTGGCGCAACCGCTCGTTATCGCCATGCTCGCGGTGCCCATCCTGGTGCAGGTGTATTTCACCTCGGGGCTGGCCTACCTGCTGAACCGCTGGCTGGGCGTCGAACACTGCGTGGCGGGGCCATCGGCGTTGATCGGTGCCAGCAACTTCTTCGAGCTTGCCGTGGCGGCCGCGGTCAGCCTGTTCGGCCTGAACTCGGGCGCGGCATTGGCGACCGTCGTGGGCGTGCTGGTGGAGGTGCCGGTGATGCTTTCGGTGGTCCGTATCGTCAATCGCTCGAAGGCCTGGTACGAAGGCGCCACACCCGCCAGGCGACGCATGCCACGAGCGCATTCAGAACCATCATCCCGACCCAGATAA
- a CDS encoding CPBP family intramembrane glutamic endopeptidase — MKSFFHIAGYFLLVALSAFGGSLATTLLVPVTAGPMVAWFAKCALVMCLVVALTWVYLRRGGSTWARYGLTRRAWWQVPTGLAGGLLLALAWSIPIYLASPFHWTSNPGFSGTAFVLGTLASIGMGIAEEVGYRTYGMYFLLRSIGAVMAVLVPTAIFVGMHMAGGVPWLAALLVVGSASVMYGCLMLATRSLPFVAAFHIANNLGQDAWLRTSAGSLWQPVFRSDIPADSQPLIWVGMMVLNALVACVAWRVWRLRTRPSSD; from the coding sequence ATGAAATCCTTCTTCCATATCGCGGGATATTTCCTGCTCGTCGCGCTTTCGGCATTCGGCGGTTCGCTGGCGACCACCCTCCTGGTGCCGGTCACGGCGGGCCCCATGGTGGCGTGGTTCGCGAAATGCGCGCTGGTGATGTGCCTCGTGGTCGCCTTGACCTGGGTCTACCTGCGCAGAGGCGGCTCGACCTGGGCGCGCTACGGCCTAACCCGCCGTGCGTGGTGGCAGGTCCCGACCGGTCTCGCGGGCGGCCTGCTCCTCGCCCTTGCCTGGTCGATACCGATCTACCTCGCCTCGCCATTCCATTGGACGTCCAATCCCGGATTCAGCGGGACGGCCTTCGTGCTGGGAACGCTCGCCAGCATCGGCATGGGCATCGCCGAGGAAGTGGGCTACCGAACCTATGGCATGTATTTCCTTCTGCGCAGCATCGGTGCCGTCATGGCGGTCCTCGTACCCACCGCGATCTTCGTCGGCATGCACATGGCCGGTGGCGTGCCGTGGCTGGCAGCCCTGCTTGTCGTCGGCTCCGCAAGCGTCATGTACGGTTGCCTCATGCTCGCGACCCGCAGCCTGCCTTTCGTCGCGGCGTTCCACATTGCCAACAACCTGGGACAGGATGCGTGGTTGCGGACGAGCGCCGGGTCGCTCTGGCAACCGGTCTTTCGTTCGGACATCCCGGCCGATTCGCAACCGCTTATCTGGGTCGGGATGATGGTTCTGAATGCGCTCGTGGCATGCGTCGCCTGGCGGGTGTGGCGCCTTCGTACCAGGCCTTCGAGCGATTGA
- a CDS encoding SDR family oxidoreductase → MSEQGHVVLITGGSRGIGRATAELAASRGWKVGINYQRDAGAAGEAVATIQRAGGQALAIQGDVAIEGDVIGMFDRLAEAFGPVTALVNNAGIVAPASLLADMDVSRMRRVFDTNILGAYLSAREAARRLSTDRGGPGGAIVNVSSIASRIGSANEYVDYAGSKGAVDTLTLGLAQELAGRGVRVNCVRPGIIDTEIHASGGQPDRAWQRAGVIPLQRPGQASEVAAAIVWLLSDEASYTTGAILDVAGGR, encoded by the coding sequence GTGAGCGAACAAGGACATGTGGTTCTCATCACCGGCGGAAGCCGCGGCATCGGCCGGGCGACCGCCGAACTGGCGGCCTCTCGCGGCTGGAAGGTCGGCATCAACTACCAGCGCGATGCCGGCGCCGCCGGGGAAGCCGTCGCGACCATCCAACGGGCCGGCGGACAGGCCCTGGCGATACAGGGCGACGTCGCGATCGAAGGCGATGTCATCGGCATGTTCGATCGACTCGCCGAAGCATTCGGTCCGGTCACGGCGCTGGTCAACAACGCGGGTATCGTCGCCCCGGCCTCCCTGCTCGCGGACATGGACGTGTCGCGGATGCGTCGTGTCTTCGATACGAATATTCTGGGTGCCTACCTCAGCGCGCGGGAAGCCGCACGACGCCTTTCCACGGATCGAGGCGGCCCGGGTGGTGCCATCGTCAATGTTTCCTCCATCGCCTCGCGGATCGGTTCGGCCAACGAGTACGTCGATTACGCGGGCTCCAAGGGCGCCGTCGACACGCTGACGCTCGGACTGGCGCAGGAGCTGGCGGGCAGAGGCGTACGGGTGAACTGCGTACGGCCCGGCATCATCGATACCGAGATACATGCCAGCGGCGGACAGCCCGACAGGGCCTGGCAGCGGGCCGGCGTCATTCCGCTGCAACGTCCGGGCCAGGCCTCCGAAGTGGCCGCGGCCATCGTCTGGCTGCTCTCCGACGAAGCGTCGTACACGACGGGTGCGATCCTCGACGTTGCCGGCGGCCGATGA
- a CDS encoding MOSC domain-containing protein — protein sequence MSDAFPIGKVLIGAIALLGDSGKTSAIHKVPTNRRMRATRIGFADDSQADLKHHGGEEKAIHHYPFDHYAGWREEVGAAPVLERPGAFGENLSTSGLTERDVSVGDVFRIGTATLQVSQGRQPCWKLNAHFQVEDMASRVQTSGRTGWYYRVLEEGDVLPGATLERIDRATPEWTIERLWRTLYVDRHDRDSLEALANLSTLSEGWRQLAARRAR from the coding sequence ATGAGCGATGCATTCCCCATCGGAAAGGTCCTGATCGGAGCCATCGCCCTGCTGGGCGACTCCGGCAAGACCAGCGCCATCCACAAGGTGCCGACGAACCGGCGCATGCGCGCGACGCGTATCGGATTCGCCGACGATAGCCAGGCGGACCTGAAGCACCATGGCGGCGAAGAAAAGGCCATCCACCATTACCCCTTCGATCACTACGCGGGCTGGCGTGAAGAAGTCGGTGCCGCACCCGTGCTGGAGCGGCCCGGCGCGTTCGGCGAGAACCTGTCGACGAGCGGATTGACCGAGCGGGATGTCTCCGTCGGCGATGTTTTCCGGATCGGCACCGCCACGCTCCAGGTGAGCCAGGGGCGTCAGCCGTGCTGGAAACTCAACGCCCACTTCCAGGTCGAGGACATGGCCTCACGCGTTCAGACGTCGGGCCGGACGGGCTGGTACTACCGCGTGCTCGAGGAAGGGGACGTATTGCCCGGCGCGACGCTCGAACGCATCGACAGGGCGACGCCGGAATGGACGATCGAGCGCCTCTGGCGCACGCTTTACGTCGACCGGCACGACCGCGACTCGCTGGAGGCGCTCGCCAACCTGTCCACGCTGTCGGAAGGCTGGCGGCAATTGGCGGCCCGACGGGCGCGCTGA
- a CDS encoding cation:proton antiporter, producing MIPLWWLVLTGTLLLATSFLSGWIHRGPVTTFAIYLVVGILIGPGVLALTKLPSTVEHIHWLHLATEAALVVSLFVTGLKLRLSFRDPGWRMAARLALPAMVLTVAGVAAVVYLGLGWPFAAALALAAVVSPTDPVLASLVSVDDARDDDALRVALSGEAGLNDGTALPFLFLALGLMKSTGGTANMLTHWATVDVAWGLAGGLLIGFAGGWGLGYVGTHLRHAARDIAPSDFLALGIMIVVYALSQLVEASGFLAAFAAGVGLRRVELLVSVRNTEKAEEGEALDEPAETKIKPNERAQANIEHPRESVGWVVSDALSFGETVERLIASALVLAVGIAVVPAFSSEGIWLAAVLMFLIRPLAVWLATIGSGVPWQRRLLIGWFGIRGLGSLNYMAFAIGHGFTGAPGREFEGAVLTVVAVSVVMHGISVTPLMQWRARAIEAAKRGRA from the coding sequence ATGATCCCGCTCTGGTGGCTAGTGCTGACTGGCACCCTCTTGTTGGCCACGTCCTTCCTTTCGGGGTGGATCCATCGAGGGCCCGTCACGACGTTCGCGATTTACCTCGTCGTCGGCATTCTCATCGGCCCGGGCGTTCTCGCCCTGACGAAACTCCCCTCCACGGTGGAACACATTCACTGGTTGCACCTGGCGACCGAGGCTGCGCTGGTCGTGTCGCTGTTCGTGACCGGGCTCAAGCTTCGTCTGTCGTTTCGCGATCCGGGATGGCGCATGGCGGCGCGCCTCGCCTTGCCGGCCATGGTGCTCACGGTCGCCGGCGTGGCTGCCGTCGTCTACCTGGGGCTGGGCTGGCCGTTTGCCGCCGCGCTGGCGCTTGCCGCCGTCGTCAGTCCGACCGATCCGGTGCTGGCGTCGCTGGTTTCCGTCGACGATGCGCGCGACGACGATGCCCTTCGCGTGGCGCTGTCGGGAGAAGCGGGTCTCAACGACGGTACGGCGCTGCCGTTTCTCTTCCTCGCCCTGGGGCTGATGAAGTCGACCGGGGGGACGGCGAACATGCTGACGCATTGGGCGACGGTCGATGTCGCGTGGGGATTGGCGGGAGGCCTCCTCATCGGTTTCGCCGGCGGGTGGGGCCTGGGGTACGTCGGCACCCACCTGCGTCATGCCGCTCGCGATATCGCGCCAAGCGATTTCCTCGCCCTCGGCATCATGATCGTCGTGTACGCGCTGAGTCAGCTGGTCGAGGCGTCCGGCTTCCTCGCGGCGTTCGCGGCCGGCGTAGGTCTGCGCCGCGTGGAGCTCCTGGTCAGTGTCCGGAACACGGAAAAGGCGGAGGAGGGGGAGGCCCTCGACGAGCCCGCCGAAACGAAGATCAAGCCCAACGAGCGGGCGCAGGCGAACATCGAACATCCCAGGGAAAGCGTGGGGTGGGTGGTATCCGATGCACTCTCGTTCGGCGAGACCGTCGAGCGGCTGATTGCCTCGGCGCTGGTGCTCGCGGTGGGCATAGCGGTCGTTCCGGCCTTCAGTTCGGAAGGCATCTGGCTTGCGGCCGTCCTCATGTTCCTCATCCGCCCTCTGGCGGTCTGGCTGGCGACGATAGGCAGCGGCGTGCCATGGCAGAGACGGCTCCTTATCGGCTGGTTCGGCATTCGCGGGCTGGGAAGCCTGAATTACATGGCGTTCGCGATCGGGCATGGATTCACCGGAGCGCCGGGAAGGGAGTTCGAGGGCGCCGTGTTGACCGTGGTCGCGGTGAGCGTGGTCATGCATGGCATCAGCGTGACGCCGCTGATGCAATGGCGGGCCCGGGCCATCGAAGCCGCGAAGCGCGGGCGGGCCTGA
- a CDS encoding methyltransferase, TIGR04325 family → MSAQVGSRPYQEATARLPLVRSLLEARYRKAFFAHHALTHHLYRGVYRTFDEAQASIPPANATGYDNTESAGLYRDRTHRIFINDYPMIYWLGRWFGEGARSVFDLGGHIGIAYYAYQKLLNYPQGLRWTVMDVPAVNEAGERWAKEHDPLGRLHFADDIAGAAGADVLFAAGSLQYLRYSLADALAAMEPKPRFLLLNSVPVHMRESYFTVQNIGTACCPYRVTAEREFLGGLASLGYELRDRWENQQRSCIVPFHPELSLDRYFGFAFQRDATL, encoded by the coding sequence ATGAGCGCGCAAGTCGGCTCCCGGCCGTACCAGGAGGCGACGGCACGATTGCCGTTGGTTCGCAGCCTTCTCGAGGCCCGTTACAGGAAGGCGTTCTTCGCCCACCATGCCCTGACCCACCACCTCTACCGGGGGGTCTACCGTACGTTCGACGAGGCGCAGGCGAGCATCCCGCCCGCGAATGCCACCGGCTACGACAACACCGAGTCGGCCGGACTGTACCGCGACCGCACGCATCGCATCTTCATCAACGATTATCCGATGATCTACTGGCTCGGCCGGTGGTTCGGCGAAGGCGCGCGGAGCGTGTTCGATCTGGGCGGACACATCGGCATCGCCTATTACGCGTACCAGAAACTCCTGAACTATCCCCAGGGCCTGCGCTGGACAGTGATGGACGTACCGGCGGTGAACGAGGCCGGGGAGCGCTGGGCAAAGGAACACGATCCGTTGGGCCGCCTGCACTTCGCCGACGATATCGCCGGCGCGGCGGGCGCGGACGTGCTGTTCGCCGCAGGCTCGCTGCAGTACCTGCGCTACTCGCTGGCCGATGCCCTGGCCGCCATGGAACCGAAGCCCCGTTTCCTGCTCCTCAATTCCGTGCCGGTACACATGAGGGAGTCGTATTTCACCGTGCAGAACATCGGCACGGCATGCTGCCCGTACAGGGTGACCGCCGAGCGCGAATTCCTCGGCGGCCTGGCGTCGCTCGGCTACGAGCTGCGGGACCGTTGGGAGAACCAGCAGCGCTCCTGCATCGTTCCCTTCCACCCGGAGCTCTCGCTCGACCGGTACTTCGGTTTCGCGTTCCAGCGCGACGCCACCCTGTAG